One window of the Natronomonas marina genome contains the following:
- a CDS encoding hydantoinase B/oxoprolinase family protein, with the protein MGRETLQTNLVWNRLGTTTEEMYEVASKLAFSSSIRDRADNASSICTVDGEVIGSSKRSTPVLSGANRSTVRTLLEGRYPLEALSPGDAIVTNDPWFVGGHLSDVAVVSPIFDDGTLRCLASSIGHVADIGGSIGGWSIDTRDVYEEGIRIPPTKLYENGTINDEVRRFVRANVRLPDKVMGDVEALRSANTFAEARIEEIVDEFGAETFERATEDITALSRERLRNHVGAVDDGTYRSGGTWTVPRGSEPDVSFRVELEAVIDGRTIAFDFSGTSDQVAVGINCPSGNLRGMISYIVRSMIVPESEKTESVDGVFDLSVPEGSVVDPRRPAPTGGRHITLFPASYCVIDALGKAIPEAAMAWPSGGQRVVIDGTDETGRTFLGVNTAISPWPARSGKDGLDCQAFPTNVKNLPIEMMELYTPIRVLSNNLVPDTEGAGRTRSGFAQELRLHNPTTKEFNVSLTSGASDRPEGVQGGSAGRAASVESRTRSRDLPLNGSFPIDPGEVIRLRSPSGGGFGPPDERDAERLERDVESGLITPTRAEAVYGYDPADE; encoded by the coding sequence ATGGGGCGTGAGACCCTGCAGACGAACCTCGTCTGGAACCGGCTCGGAACGACGACGGAGGAGATGTACGAGGTGGCCTCGAAGCTGGCGTTCTCGAGTTCCATCCGGGACCGTGCGGACAACGCCAGTTCGATCTGTACGGTCGACGGCGAGGTGATCGGGAGTTCGAAGCGGAGCACGCCCGTCCTCTCGGGGGCGAACCGCTCTACGGTCCGCACCCTACTGGAAGGGCGGTATCCGCTCGAGGCGCTCTCGCCGGGGGATGCGATCGTCACGAACGATCCGTGGTTCGTCGGCGGCCATCTGTCCGACGTCGCGGTCGTGAGCCCGATCTTCGACGACGGCACCCTCCGCTGTCTCGCGAGTTCGATCGGACACGTCGCCGACATCGGCGGGAGCATCGGCGGGTGGTCGATCGATACCAGGGACGTCTACGAGGAGGGGATCCGGATCCCGCCGACGAAACTGTACGAGAACGGAACGATAAACGACGAGGTTCGTCGGTTCGTTCGGGCGAACGTTCGACTACCGGACAAGGTGATGGGCGACGTCGAGGCGCTCCGGTCGGCGAACACCTTCGCCGAGGCGAGGATCGAGGAGATCGTCGACGAGTTCGGGGCCGAGACGTTCGAACGAGCGACGGAGGACATCACGGCGCTGTCCCGCGAGCGGCTCCGAAACCACGTCGGGGCCGTCGACGACGGGACCTACCGGAGCGGCGGGACCTGGACGGTTCCTCGCGGTTCCGAGCCCGACGTCTCGTTTCGGGTCGAACTGGAAGCCGTGATCGACGGACGGACGATCGCGTTCGACTTCTCGGGAACGTCGGACCAGGTGGCGGTCGGGATCAACTGTCCCTCGGGGAACCTCCGGGGGATGATCTCCTACATCGTCAGGTCGATGATCGTCCCGGAGTCGGAGAAGACCGAATCGGTCGACGGCGTCTTCGATCTCTCGGTTCCCGAGGGGAGCGTCGTCGACCCCCGCCGTCCGGCCCCGACGGGTGGCCGGCACATCACGCTCTTTCCGGCGTCGTACTGCGTCATCGACGCGCTTGGCAAGGCGATCCCGGAGGCGGCGATGGCCTGGCCGAGCGGCGGCCAGCGCGTCGTGATAGACGGAACGGACGAAACGGGGCGGACGTTCCTCGGCGTCAACACCGCCATCTCCCCGTGGCCGGCGCGGTCCGGGAAGGACGGGCTCGACTGTCAGGCGTTTCCGACGAACGTGAAGAACCTCCCCATCGAGATGATGGAGCTGTACACCCCGATCCGGGTCCTGAGCAACAACCTCGTCCCGGACACGGAGGGAGCCGGCAGGACTCGGTCGGGCTTCGCTCAGGAACTCCGCTTGCACAACCCGACGACGAAGGAGTTTAACGTATCGTTAACCTCGGGCGCGTCCGACCGGCCGGAGGGTGTCCAGGGCGGATCGGCGGGGCGTGCGGCCAGCGTCGAGAGCCGGACTCGAAGCCGTGATCTCCCGCTCAACGGCTCGTTTCCGATCGACCCCGGCGAGGTGATCCGGTTGCGGTCCCCGAGCGGGGGCGGCTTCGGCCCGCCCGACGAACGGGACGCCG
- a CDS encoding hydantoinase/oxoprolinase family protein encodes MYKAGIDIGGTFTDVTLLDRDEAVLTSHKEPTTPDDPAVGAFEGLDALVRRQDIAFEEIEEIVHGTTLVSNTIIEGDGATTGLVTTAGTKDVLGIRRSFRFDLFDWDVEDPPPLVPRHRRIEVDERIDADGTVVEPLDDEEVARAVGTLVARHDVDSIAVSLLHSYANDAHEREIGEAIRANHPSVEMSLSSSVAPIVREYERTSTTVVNAYVKPTVDSYLGRLETALRAEGFEGELYLMTSDGGVVGVETARREPVRLVSSGPAAGLLLSREIGRRLDVDGVLSFDMGGTTAKGGLVTDGRIAVTYEDDVARAYRFKKGSGYTVSIPLVELAEIGAGGGSIATVDEVGLIEVGPRSAGADPGPACYGRGGEEPTVTDAALLLGYVDEDGAFGGNIAIDRSRAAEVFDERIADPLDIERERAAWEVFEVVTENMSNAFRRHATERGVDPSELTMVVQGGAGPMTAFRIAERLRIDEIVCPRDAGVGSALGLVEAPKRYESTTTERHLLSEVTRAELVDALEERRRESERVLLSADASPEALTVEFSLGMRHVNQGAEIEVPLAVEDVEAVTPELVRRRFRERYRRSYNRGALDAPIEILQFRAGVAEEATDDGWTRRDPATGAVRRTEAAYFGEDGWVETDVRNWAALDPGRTAAGPAIVQSDQTSVVVGPRSTYTLENDTLRIRREDDG; translated from the coding sequence ATGTACAAGGCGGGAATCGACATCGGCGGGACGTTCACCGACGTCACGCTCCTGGACCGAGACGAGGCGGTCCTGACGAGTCACAAGGAGCCCACGACCCCCGACGATCCGGCCGTCGGCGCGTTCGAGGGGCTGGACGCACTCGTTCGGCGGCAGGACATCGCCTTCGAGGAGATCGAGGAGATCGTCCACGGGACGACGCTCGTCTCCAACACGATCATCGAGGGCGACGGGGCGACGACCGGCCTCGTCACGACCGCCGGAACGAAGGACGTTCTGGGCATCCGTCGTAGCTTCCGGTTCGACCTCTTCGACTGGGATGTCGAAGACCCGCCGCCGCTCGTCCCCCGACACCGGCGAATCGAGGTCGACGAACGTATCGACGCCGACGGTACCGTCGTCGAACCGCTCGACGACGAGGAGGTAGCGCGGGCGGTCGGGACCCTCGTTGCCCGCCACGACGTCGACTCGATCGCCGTCTCCCTGTTACACTCGTACGCGAACGACGCACACGAACGGGAGATCGGCGAAGCGATACGGGCGAACCACCCGTCGGTGGAGATGTCGCTGTCGTCGTCGGTCGCCCCGATCGTCCGGGAGTACGAGCGGACGTCGACGACGGTAGTGAACGCCTACGTCAAGCCGACGGTCGACAGCTATCTCGGGCGCTTGGAGACGGCGCTCCGTGCGGAGGGTTTCGAGGGCGAACTCTATTTGATGACGTCCGACGGCGGGGTCGTCGGAGTGGAGACGGCACGCCGGGAGCCCGTCCGGCTGGTGAGCTCCGGGCCGGCCGCGGGGCTGCTACTGAGCCGGGAGATCGGCCGACGGCTGGACGTCGACGGCGTGCTCTCGTTCGATATGGGCGGCACGACCGCGAAAGGGGGTCTCGTCACCGACGGCCGGATAGCGGTCACCTACGAGGACGACGTCGCACGGGCCTACCGTTTCAAGAAGGGCAGCGGCTACACGGTCTCGATACCCCTCGTCGAACTCGCCGAGATCGGAGCCGGAGGCGGGAGCATCGCCACGGTGGACGAAGTGGGGCTGATCGAGGTCGGTCCACGAAGCGCGGGCGCGGATCCGGGCCCGGCCTGTTACGGTCGGGGCGGCGAGGAGCCGACCGTCACCGACGCCGCGCTGTTGCTGGGATACGTCGACGAGGACGGGGCGTTCGGCGGCAACATAGCGATCGACCGATCGAGGGCGGCCGAGGTTTTCGACGAACGGATCGCCGACCCCCTGGACATCGAGCGCGAACGGGCGGCGTGGGAGGTGTTCGAGGTCGTTACCGAGAACATGTCGAACGCGTTCCGGCGGCACGCGACCGAGAGGGGTGTCGACCCGTCGGAGCTCACGATGGTCGTCCAGGGCGGGGCCGGCCCCATGACCGCGTTTCGGATCGCCGAACGGCTCCGCATCGACGAGATCGTCTGTCCGAGAGACGCCGGCGTCGGGTCCGCGCTCGGCCTCGTCGAGGCGCCGAAACGGTACGAGAGTACGACCACCGAACGACACCTCCTCTCGGAGGTCACGCGGGCGGAGCTGGTGGACGCCCTCGAGGAGCGGCGGCGAGAATCCGAGCGCGTGCTCCTGTCGGCGGACGCCTCTCCCGAGGCGTTGACCGTCGAGTTCTCCCTCGGGATGCGCCACGTCAACCAGGGGGCCGAGATAGAGGTTCCCCTGGCGGTCGAGGACGTCGAAGCGGTCACTCCGGAGCTGGTACGGCGCCGGTTTCGAGAGCGATACCGGCGGTCGTACAACCGGGGGGCGCTGGATGCCCCCATCGAAATACTGCAGTTTCGGGCCGGGGTCGCCGAAGAGGCAACCGACGACGGGTGGACGCGACGCGATCCGGCGACGGGGGCCGTTCGACGGACCGAAGCGGCGTACTTCGGGGAGGATGGGTGGGTCGAGACGGACGTCCGCAACTGGGCAGCCCTCGATCCGGGACGGACGGCCGCCGGACCGGCGATCGTCCAGTCGGATCAGACCTCGGTCGTCGTCGGCCCCCGGTCGACGTACACCCTGGAGAACGACACCCTCCGTATCCGCCGGGAGGACGACGGCTGA
- a CDS encoding phenylacetate--CoA ligase family protein, translating to MTDSKYAFEHRLDELREQLRRVSGVPFYEEHFADVDPTGVASIEAFRELPFMTTGDLVEEYDARPPHGSFFSEDVRQVNMTPAGEQLLPEFNTERDLDRLAESFADQFRSQGIGEGDVFLNCTTYTVFLGGLASHIGLQAAGAAVVPVGGGDSEQAAHLARRLDADGMLAFPSFGLKIAEQADVDLDVFVGGGEPFTSVPGLREEVREAFGGDTTVVDTYALSEIIPVAAECEHENGLHVADDYVLVEIIDPETDEPVAPGERGEVVLTHLQKEAMPLIRYRTGDLTRLVDEECACGRSLTLPNGVFGRVDSRLKIKGVKFYPDAVGPVLTEFPGLTGEFLVEASRPNETDHLKITVEVGEGGTVDGEAVREALETDLLVGIDEVELADGIDAEGHVRDERY from the coding sequence ATGACAGACAGTAAATACGCGTTCGAACACAGACTCGACGAGTTACGCGAGCAGCTACGACGAGTTTCGGGGGTCCCGTTCTACGAGGAACATTTCGCCGACGTCGACCCGACCGGGGTCGCCTCGATCGAGGCGTTCCGGGAGCTTCCGTTCATGACCACCGGGGACCTGGTCGAGGAGTACGACGCCCGGCCACCGCACGGTTCGTTCTTCTCCGAGGACGTCCGGCAGGTCAACATGACCCCCGCCGGCGAACAGCTACTTCCCGAGTTCAACACGGAGCGCGACCTCGATCGGCTGGCCGAGAGCTTTGCCGACCAGTTCCGGTCGCAGGGGATCGGGGAGGGGGACGTCTTCCTGAACTGTACGACGTACACGGTGTTTCTCGGGGGGCTCGCGTCGCACATCGGCCTCCAGGCGGCCGGCGCGGCGGTCGTCCCGGTCGGCGGCGGCGACTCCGAGCAGGCGGCGCACCTCGCCCGGCGCCTCGACGCCGACGGGATGCTCGCATTCCCCAGTTTCGGCCTGAAGATCGCTGAACAGGCGGACGTCGACCTCGATGTCTTCGTCGGCGGTGGCGAGCCGTTCACCTCGGTCCCCGGCCTCCGGGAGGAGGTCCGGGAGGCGTTCGGCGGCGACACGACCGTCGTCGACACGTACGCGCTGAGCGAGATCATACCGGTCGCCGCCGAGTGCGAACACGAAAACGGGCTACACGTCGCCGACGACTACGTGCTCGTGGAAATAATCGACCCGGAGACCGACGAACCGGTCGCGCCGGGCGAGCGCGGTGAGGTCGTCCTGACGCACCTGCAGAAGGAAGCGATGCCGCTGATCCGATACCGCACCGGCGACCTGACGCGACTCGTCGACGAGGAGTGTGCCTGCGGCCGTTCGCTCACGCTCCCGAACGGCGTGTTCGGCCGCGTCGACAGTCGCCTCAAGATCAAGGGGGTGAAGTTCTACCCCGACGCCGTTGGACCGGTGCTCACCGAGTTCCCGGGGCTGACCGGCGAGTTCCTCGTCGAAGCCTCCCGTCCGAACGAGACAGATCATCTGAAGATAACCGTCGAAGTGGGCGAGGGAGGGACCGTCGACGGCGAGGCCGTCCGGGAGGCCCTCGAGACGGACCTGCTCGTCGGCATCGACGAGGTCGAACTCGCCGACGGGATCGACGCCGAGGGGCACGTCCGGGACGAACGGTACTGA
- a CDS encoding VOC family protein has protein sequence MVDVLAVDRVIVLTPALEEAVEQFERLGFDFGDPVEMEVGGEVIASRLDWSGLDLMTPKREGTELSAYLDAEGPGLYGLVLRIDDLDSAKRDLAADGIDPMDEYEVGDVSEALYHPRHFSGVLVTLAEYSPRHPLEEAVE, from the coding sequence ATGGTGGACGTACTCGCGGTCGACAGAGTTATCGTTCTGACACCGGCGCTGGAGGAAGCCGTCGAGCAGTTCGAACGGCTCGGGTTCGACTTCGGGGACCCCGTGGAGATGGAGGTCGGCGGGGAGGTCATCGCCTCTCGTCTCGATTGGTCCGGGCTCGACCTGATGACCCCGAAACGGGAGGGGACGGAACTATCGGCGTACCTCGACGCCGAAGGGCCGGGGCTGTACGGGTTGGTGCTCCGGATAGACGACCTGGATTCGGCGAAACGGGACCTCGCCGCCGACGGGATCGACCCGATGGACGAGTACGAGGTCGGGGACGTCTCCGAGGCGCTGTACCATCCGAGACACTTCTCGGGCGTTCTCGTGACGCTGGCCGAGTACTCTCCCCGACATCCCCTGGAGGAAGCCGTCGAGTAG
- a CDS encoding phenylacetate--CoA ligase family protein, whose protein sequence is MSSHASMWNPEREALPREELRALQGERLREQVKHVYRNSSFFEELYDDHGVHPNEIRGREDVEKLPVFDKDDLREYRDRTGDFWCGALCVPESEVGRATQSTGTTGKPNYFGLTDRDHDHVGEIFARQMYAWGFRKGDKFNQMGTAHWNGTVMALDEAARQIGVTPVNGIFGAQNIAEIIFGLQTEADFDGVLVYQPETELEFIEENDIDPTEVFPNVRFIFSMVDASQPKRELWEETWGVPFYNGYASGDQFFTSYECGHDGQYCHVPEDKFLVEVLDPETGEHVEPGEYGEVHITNLWAEANPYIRYRLEDLVDYKVGECDCGRTTMRIRPLGRLSWSVEVEGRERPVTNIEVEEVIWGFDELMGENYQIVKRKPGEQSELVARVATEADIGSDTRDDAEAALSDEFGVPAELIVTTSDAIGLESATKMERVAEEY, encoded by the coding sequence ATGTCCAGTCACGCCAGCATGTGGAACCCGGAGCGCGAGGCGCTGCCGCGCGAGGAGCTACGAGCCCTGCAGGGCGAACGGCTCCGCGAACAGGTAAAACACGTCTACCGGAACTCGAGCTTCTTCGAGGAGCTGTACGACGACCACGGCGTCCACCCGAACGAGATACGGGGACGGGAGGACGTCGAGAAGCTCCCGGTGTTCGACAAGGACGACCTCCGCGAGTACCGCGACCGGACCGGCGACTTCTGGTGTGGGGCGCTCTGTGTCCCCGAGTCGGAGGTCGGCCGGGCCACCCAGAGTACGGGGACGACCGGGAAGCCGAACTACTTCGGGCTCACCGACCGCGACCACGACCACGTCGGCGAGATCTTCGCCCGGCAGATGTACGCCTGGGGGTTCCGGAAGGGCGACAAGTTCAACCAGATGGGGACGGCCCACTGGAATGGGACGGTGATGGCCCTGGACGAGGCCGCCCGACAGATCGGTGTCACGCCCGTCAACGGGATATTCGGCGCCCAGAACATCGCCGAGATAATCTTCGGGCTCCAGACCGAGGCGGACTTCGACGGCGTGCTCGTCTACCAGCCCGAGACCGAACTCGAGTTCATCGAGGAGAACGACATCGACCCGACGGAGGTGTTCCCCAACGTCCGGTTCATCTTCAGCATGGTCGACGCCTCCCAGCCCAAGCGCGAACTCTGGGAGGAGACGTGGGGCGTCCCGTTCTACAACGGCTACGCCAGCGGCGACCAGTTCTTCACGTCCTACGAGTGCGGCCACGACGGCCAGTACTGTCACGTCCCCGAGGACAAGTTCCTCGTCGAGGTGCTCGACCCCGAGACGGGCGAGCACGTCGAGCCCGGCGAGTACGGCGAGGTGCACATCACGAACCTCTGGGCCGAGGCCAACCCCTACATCCGCTACCGGCTCGAGGATCTGGTCGACTACAAGGTCGGCGAGTGCGACTGCGGCCGGACCACGATGCGGATCCGGCCGCTCGGCCGTCTCAGCTGGAGTGTCGAGGTCGAGGGGCGCGAACGGCCGGTGACGAACATCGAGGTCGAGGAGGTCATCTGGGGCTTCGACGAACTGATGGGGGAGAACTACCAGATCGTCAAGCGCAAACCGGGCGAGCAGTCGGAACTCGTCGCCCGGGTGGCCACCGAGGCTGACATCGGTTCGGACACTCGTGACGACGCCGAAGCCGCCCTGAGCGATGAGTTCGGCGTTCCCGCGGAGCTGATCGTCACGACCAGCGACGCGATCGGCCTCGAGAGCGCGACCAAGATGGAGCGCGTCGCCGAGGAGTACTGA
- a CDS encoding phosphotransferase family protein codes for MTDAHDTDVSFDPTALEAFLEEHLGSVETFDVAPGGEGKSNETCFVTWGDRDLVVRKPPAGATTDTAHDVLREYRVLSALQGTPVPVPETVLSSEDHSVVGSDFYVMERVFGDVIRGEEPDRFGTPAHRQRLGEEMIDTLAAIHTVDYESVGLGAGDFGYPDGYLERQVDRWTKQLEWAFGTTTDEREVPALHDVREWLEDNLPETAEPTLVHGDYKLDNVMFGPGTPPELAAVFDWEMSTLGDPLADLGWLLIHWYDDGDSEPLLPTTNPPFLAREGYPTRRELVDRYERRSDVEVHDLRFYRVLAVYKEAAACEVFFARHLLGSDDPFYPQMREQVPSIAERALRMIDGDEPL; via the coding sequence ATGACCGACGCCCACGACACCGACGTCTCGTTCGACCCGACCGCACTCGAGGCGTTCCTGGAAGAACACCTCGGCAGCGTCGAGACGTTCGACGTCGCGCCCGGCGGCGAGGGCAAGTCAAACGAGACGTGCTTCGTCACCTGGGGTGACCGGGATCTGGTCGTCCGGAAACCTCCAGCCGGCGCGACGACCGACACCGCCCACGACGTCCTCCGGGAGTACCGGGTCCTGTCGGCGCTCCAGGGGACACCGGTCCCCGTCCCGGAGACGGTCCTCTCCTCGGAGGACCACTCGGTCGTCGGCAGCGACTTCTACGTGATGGAGCGGGTCTTCGGGGACGTGATCCGCGGCGAGGAGCCGGACCGGTTCGGGACTCCGGCGCACAGGCAGCGTTTGGGCGAGGAGATGATCGACACCCTCGCCGCGATCCACACCGTCGACTACGAGTCGGTCGGTCTGGGGGCGGGCGACTTCGGCTACCCCGACGGCTACCTCGAGCGACAGGTCGACCGCTGGACGAAACAGCTGGAGTGGGCGTTCGGAACGACGACGGACGAACGGGAGGTACCGGCGCTACACGACGTACGCGAGTGGCTGGAAGACAACCTGCCGGAGACCGCCGAGCCGACCCTGGTTCACGGGGACTACAAGCTCGACAACGTCATGTTCGGTCCGGGAACGCCGCCGGAACTGGCGGCCGTCTTCGACTGGGAGATGAGCACGCTCGGCGATCCGCTGGCGGATCTGGGCTGGCTCCTCATTCACTGGTACGACGACGGGGACTCCGAGCCGCTCCTCCCCACCACGAACCCGCCGTTTCTGGCGCGAGAGGGGTACCCGACCCGGCGCGAACTCGTCGACCGGTACGAGCGGCGAAGCGACGTCGAGGTACACGACCTGCGGTTCTATCGCGTCCTCGCCGTCTACAAGGAGGCGGCGGCGTGTGAGGTGTTCTTCGCCCGGCACCTCCTCGGGAGCGACGACCCGTTCTACCCGCAGATGCGCGAGCAGGTCCCGTCGATCGCCGAGCGTGCGCTCCGGATGATCGACGGCGACGAACCGCTGTGA
- a CDS encoding acyl-CoA dehydrogenase family protein, producing MEYDDSNGAAEMTAKTKAFMDEVVIPAERALPGGEPISEAGITELQEAAREYGVFAPQVPEEYGGHGLDFRSMLPVFEQAGRSLIGPIAMRVNAPDEGNMHLLELAGTDEQKRRYLGPIAAGEMDSAFAMTEPMDGGGADPKMIKTTAEKDTDEWVIDGHKWWTGQAPAADVLIVMARTDPDAHPYSGTSMFLVDPDQPGVDIVREIPKLGDEVLGMAHSEIRFDGVRVSEADVLGELNEGFALAQRRLAPARVTHCMRYSGLCERALDVAKAYTSEREGFGERLTEKQALRHDLADAETRLHAVRSMVRHAARRIAAGDEARVETAMCKVFGANVFQDVVDTAVQMCGANGIGKDLPIADFYEDVRILRIADGPDEVHRRTIARHALKEVDPSELERITRYGEAVSGE from the coding sequence ATCGAATACGACGACTCGAACGGTGCGGCGGAGATGACGGCCAAAACGAAGGCGTTCATGGACGAGGTGGTGATCCCCGCCGAGCGCGCCCTGCCGGGCGGCGAACCGATCTCGGAGGCGGGAATAACCGAACTCCAGGAGGCGGCCCGCGAGTACGGTGTGTTCGCGCCGCAGGTACCCGAGGAGTACGGTGGGCACGGCCTCGACTTCCGCTCGATGCTCCCCGTCTTCGAGCAGGCGGGCCGGAGCCTCATCGGACCGATCGCCATGCGTGTCAACGCGCCCGACGAGGGGAACATGCACCTGCTGGAACTGGCCGGCACGGACGAACAGAAGCGACGGTACCTCGGTCCCATCGCGGCCGGCGAGATGGACTCGGCGTTCGCGATGACCGAGCCGATGGACGGCGGCGGGGCCGACCCGAAGATGATCAAGACGACCGCCGAGAAGGATACCGACGAGTGGGTCATCGACGGCCACAAGTGGTGGACGGGACAGGCACCGGCGGCCGACGTACTGATCGTCATGGCCCGGACCGATCCCGACGCCCACCCCTACAGCGGCACGTCGATGTTCCTCGTCGACCCCGACCAGCCCGGCGTCGACATCGTGCGGGAGATCCCGAAACTCGGCGACGAGGTGCTCGGGATGGCACACTCGGAGATCCGATTCGACGGCGTTCGCGTGTCCGAGGCGGACGTGCTCGGGGAGCTGAACGAGGGGTTCGCGCTGGCCCAGCGGCGGCTGGCCCCGGCGCGAGTGACCCACTGTATGCGGTACTCGGGGCTCTGCGAGCGGGCGCTCGACGTGGCGAAGGCCTACACGAGCGAGCGGGAGGGCTTCGGCGAGCGACTGACCGAAAAGCAGGCGCTGCGTCACGACCTCGCCGACGCGGAGACGCGGTTGCACGCCGTCCGGTCGATGGTCCGTCACGCCGCCCGCCGGATCGCCGCCGGCGACGAGGCCCGCGTCGAGACCGCGATGTGCAAGGTATTCGGCGCCAACGTCTTCCAGGACGTCGTCGACACCGCCGTCCAGATGTGTGGCGCCAACGGCATCGGCAAGGACCTCCCGATCGCCGACTTCTACGAGGACGTTCGGATCCTCAGGATCGCCGACGGCCCCGACGAGGTCCACAGACGGACCATCGCCCGCCACGCGCTCAAGGAGGTCGACCCGTCGGAACTCGAACGTATCACCCGCTACGGGGAGGCCGTTTCCGGCGAGTAG
- a CDS encoding 2,3-butanediol dehydrogenase, giving the protein MRAAVYHGREDVRIEELDEDEVGPGEVRVDVGFCGICGTDIHEYAHGPVTIPDGKPHPVTGETLPVTLGHELSGTVAETGEGVDDLPVGERVAVNPLFSCGTCRYCEEGRYALCDSLVSLGLHGRGGGFADSVVVPAENVVSLPEGVSLEEAALVEPLSVAVHAVRRSGVTTGDSVAVFGAGPIGLGVLQAAVATGAGDVYVIEPRDARRERAEALGATGTVDPAERDPVRFVSAATEGGVDVAIDAAGTEPTMTQAVRASKKAGTVVIVSFFGREVEFNPDFVMMAERSVVGSFGYAAGPLSRRGEFAATIGMLRDGRLDARPLVTKRVPLGDVTEGFRALLDPDGGHIKVVVDPGE; this is encoded by the coding sequence ATGAGAGCAGCCGTCTACCACGGGCGCGAGGACGTCCGTATCGAGGAACTCGACGAGGACGAAGTCGGTCCGGGCGAGGTACGGGTCGACGTCGGGTTCTGCGGGATCTGTGGGACCGACATCCACGAGTACGCCCACGGGCCCGTCACGATTCCCGACGGGAAACCGCATCCGGTGACCGGCGAGACGCTCCCGGTCACGCTCGGCCACGAACTGTCCGGAACGGTCGCCGAGACGGGAGAGGGGGTCGACGACCTCCCGGTGGGCGAACGGGTCGCCGTCAACCCCCTCTTCTCCTGCGGGACGTGTCGCTACTGCGAGGAGGGGCGCTACGCGCTCTGTGACTCCCTCGTGAGCCTCGGCCTGCACGGGCGTGGCGGCGGGTTCGCCGACAGTGTCGTCGTCCCGGCCGAAAACGTCGTTTCCCTCCCCGAGGGCGTCTCCCTCGAGGAGGCGGCCCTGGTCGAACCGTTGAGCGTCGCGGTGCACGCCGTCCGTCGGTCCGGGGTCACGACCGGCGACTCGGTCGCGGTCTTCGGCGCCGGACCCATCGGGCTCGGCGTGCTACAGGCCGCCGTCGCCACGGGCGCGGGGGACGTCTACGTGATCGAACCGCGGGACGCCCGCCGGGAGCGGGCCGAGGCGCTGGGTGCGACCGGGACGGTCGATCCGGCCGAACGCGATCCGGTTCGGTTCGTCTCCGCCGCCACCGAGGGCGGCGTCGACGTCGCTATCGACGCCGCGGGGACCGAACCCACGATGACCCAGGCCGTCCGCGCCTCGAAGAAGGCGGGCACGGTGGTGATCGTCTCCTTCTTCGGACGGGAGGTCGAGTTCAACCCCGATTTCGTGATGATGGCCGAACGGTCGGTCGTCGGCTCCTTCGGCTACGCCGCCGGGCCGCTCTCGCGGCGCGGGGAGTTCGCCGCGACGATAGGGATGCTCCGCGACGGGCGACTCGACGCGCGACCGCTGGTGACGAAACGGGTCCCGCTGGGGGACGTGACGGAGGGGTTCCGGGCGCTTCTCGACCCCGACGGCGGTCACATAAAGGTCGTCGTCGATCCCGGCGAGTGA
- a CDS encoding ABC transporter ATP-binding protein has translation MASADDSAPNEGPDTEPLVSIRGLDAYYGALYVLQEVDLSVTEGAITAIIGPNGAGKTTLLDCITGFKSFEGDLQYRGRSIAGDDPWDFDGAIGYSTEDGNLFEDMTVGENLRLGGYTVEKADHRELLDRVFDLFPRLDERRNQQAKTLSGGEQQMLSIGRSLMTDPELLILDEPSLGLAPTIIKDISESLEEIHEQGVTILMAEQNVSLALDHADRIYLLEHGSIATSGTPSELEDDDRIRESYFGG, from the coding sequence ATGGCCAGCGCCGACGATTCGGCACCGAACGAGGGGCCGGACACCGAACCGCTGGTTTCGATCAGGGGTCTCGACGCCTACTACGGGGCGCTGTACGTCCTCCAGGAGGTCGATCTCTCGGTCACCGAGGGAGCCATCACCGCCATCATCGGGCCGAACGGCGCGGGCAAGACGACGTTGCTCGACTGCATCACGGGGTTCAAGAGCTTCGAGGGTGACCTCCAGTATCGCGGTCGTTCGATAGCGGGCGACGATCCGTGGGACTTCGACGGCGCCATCGGCTACTCCACCGAGGACGGGAACCTCTTCGAGGACATGACCGTCGGGGAGAACCTGCGGCTCGGGGGGTACACGGTCGAGAAGGCCGACCACCGCGAACTGCTGGACCGGGTGTTCGATCTGTTCCCCCGTCTCGACGAGCGCCGCAACCAGCAGGCCAAGACGCTCAGCGGGGGCGAACAGCAGATGCTGTCCATCGGACGCAGCCTGATGACCGACCCGGAGCTTCTGATCCTCGACGAGCCGTCGCTCGGGCTCGCGCCGACGATCATCAAGGACATCAGCGAATCCCTCGAGGAGATCCACGAGCAGGGCGTGACGATCCTCATGGCCGAACAGAACGTGAGCCTGGCGCTGGATCACGCCGACAGGATCTACCTCCTGGAGCACGGTTCCATAGCGACGTCGGGAACGCCGTCGGAACTGGAAGACGACGACCGGATCCGCGAGAGCTACTTCGGGGGGTAA